A single Clavibacter nebraskensis NCPPB 2581 DNA region contains:
- a CDS encoding alternate-type signal peptide domain-containing protein yields MNKIVSGAVAGAAGIVLLLGGAGSFALWNANATVAASSVSSGNLAISADTAGVWTDITNGGSKVIDPSTYRIVPGNVLQYTSALTVTATGDSLAADLTYNPVSITGDAALKAAITTKLDVTSKDASITPASAANTFTVKPSTSASKVNVVLTVTFPSDATTGQNGSLSFDKLAFTLTQRAI; encoded by the coding sequence ATGAACAAGATCGTCTCCGGTGCCGTCGCAGGTGCCGCCGGAATCGTCCTCCTCCTCGGCGGCGCCGGCAGCTTCGCTCTGTGGAACGCCAACGCCACGGTTGCGGCCTCCAGCGTCTCCTCCGGCAACCTGGCCATCTCCGCCGACACCGCGGGCGTCTGGACCGACATCACCAATGGCGGCAGCAAGGTCATCGACCCCTCCACCTACCGCATCGTCCCGGGCAACGTCCTCCAGTACACGAGCGCGCTGACCGTCACGGCGACCGGCGACTCGCTCGCCGCGGACCTCACCTACAACCCCGTCTCCATCACCGGCGACGCGGCGCTCAAGGCGGCCATCACCACGAAGCTCGACGTCACCTCGAAGGACGCCAGCATCACCCCCGCCTCCGCCGCGAACACGTTCACGGTCAAGCCCTCGACGTCCGCCTCCAAGGTCAACGTCGTCCTCACGGTCACGTTCCCCTCCGACGCGACCACCGGCCAGAACGGCTCGCTCTCCTTCGACAAGCTCGCCTTCACGCTCACGCAGCGCGCGATCTAG
- the mmsB gene encoding multiple monosaccharide ABC transporter permease, whose amino-acid sequence MTVTAEQATSPNAPAPDGARTRKRRRIDLRQYGILAALAVIILLFQILTEGRLLYPGNVANLIQQNAYVLILAMGMVIVIIAGHIDLSVGSVVATVGAVAALSMNEWGLPWGSAVVLSLVVGALIGAWQGFWVAFVGIPAFIVTLAGMLVFRGVALVLLTGGTISGLPAEFNSIGSGNLPTTGAPDLLTLGIGALVSVALVVQQLRTRATLRKLELPRERAISFWIRTAIAVFAIMYLCYLLAYNRGTPIILIILATLVLLYSFLLTRTVFGRHVYAMGGNLFAAMMSGVKTRWVNFFIFVNMGLLAGLAGVVSTARAGSAVASAGQSFELDAIAAVFIGGAAVQGGVGTVVGAVIGGLVMGVLNQGLSILSVDAAWQQVIKGLVLLLAVAFDVYSKRRSGR is encoded by the coding sequence GTGACCGTCACCGCCGAGCAGGCCACATCGCCGAACGCGCCCGCGCCCGACGGCGCGAGGACGCGCAAGCGCCGCCGGATCGACCTCCGCCAGTACGGGATCCTCGCGGCGCTGGCCGTGATCATCCTGCTGTTCCAGATCCTCACCGAGGGGCGCCTGCTCTACCCGGGCAACGTCGCGAACCTCATCCAGCAGAACGCGTACGTGCTGATCCTCGCGATGGGCATGGTCATCGTGATCATCGCGGGCCACATCGACCTGTCGGTGGGCTCGGTCGTCGCGACCGTCGGCGCCGTGGCCGCGCTCAGCATGAACGAGTGGGGGCTGCCGTGGGGGTCCGCCGTCGTGCTGTCGCTCGTGGTCGGCGCGCTCATCGGGGCGTGGCAGGGCTTCTGGGTGGCCTTCGTCGGGATCCCGGCGTTCATCGTCACGCTCGCGGGCATGCTCGTGTTCCGCGGCGTCGCGCTCGTGCTCCTCACGGGCGGCACGATCTCGGGGCTCCCCGCGGAGTTCAACTCCATCGGCTCGGGCAACCTGCCGACGACGGGCGCGCCCGACCTCCTCACGCTCGGCATCGGCGCGCTCGTGTCGGTCGCGCTCGTGGTGCAGCAGCTGCGCACCCGCGCGACGCTCCGCAAGCTCGAGCTGCCGCGCGAGCGGGCGATCTCGTTCTGGATCCGCACCGCCATCGCCGTCTTCGCGATCATGTACCTCTGCTACCTGCTGGCGTACAACCGCGGGACGCCGATCATCCTGATCATCCTGGCGACGCTGGTGCTGCTCTACTCGTTCCTCCTCACGCGCACGGTCTTCGGCCGGCACGTGTACGCGATGGGCGGCAACCTGTTCGCCGCGATGATGTCGGGCGTCAAGACGCGCTGGGTCAACTTCTTCATCTTCGTGAACATGGGGCTGCTCGCCGGCCTCGCGGGCGTCGTCAGCACGGCGCGCGCGGGATCCGCGGTGGCCTCGGCCGGCCAGAGCTTCGAGCTCGACGCGATCGCCGCGGTGTTCATCGGCGGCGCGGCGGTGCAGGGCGGCGTGGGCACGGTGGTCGGCGCGGTCATCGGCGGCCTCGTGATGGGCGTGCTCAACCAGGGCCTGTCGATCCTCTCGGTCGATGCAGCGTGGCAGCAGGTCATCAAGGGCCTGGTGCTGCTCCTCGCGGTCGCTTTCGACGTCTACAGCAAGCGGCGCTCCGGGCGCTGA
- a CDS encoding sensor histidine kinase has product MTPPEPVARISADDRRRRGSTRAQIPFLLSCAAVAVIVAVVEPSVQRDPWYAAAIAMVLLGTVVALVVGASRIPSAVLIAVPALDLLAVAFIRDATAATLPAAALLVIFPLLWLVFGFPSGGVPVAIAGALAITVFPVLRAGGLPATSAGWADLVAGLLLTALLVTAGGQAAATQRRDQRELAESTAAQDRLLAESREQTATIRDVADAVDVGIVFFDADDRPVIRNAAVRTLLDIAGYDHETGMATSAYGSDRVTPVAREGKVLMEAVYADKVHGPVYWVGEPGNQRALVLSVRPIGRRPGQLTGTVLGAYDVTDLAQAVQVRDEFLATVSHELRTPLTSIVGYLDLIDELHDPAELGIQDELAVIQRNVAQLSSIIGSLLEGADHAPALRRGPVDVTALVDGVVRRAAARAADRGLVLEARLEPGVRMDGDADRLTQVVEALVANALLFTPSGRIDVVLAREGDDAVISVVDTGVGLSEEDQRHVFDRFFRAQSARDGAVPGIGLGLSIAERTVTAHGGTLRIASRLGHGTRVVATLPAGPDATIP; this is encoded by the coding sequence ATGACCCCTCCCGAGCCCGTGGCCCGGATCTCCGCAGACGACCGGCGCCGGCGCGGATCCACCCGCGCGCAGATCCCGTTCCTCCTCAGCTGCGCGGCGGTCGCGGTCATCGTCGCGGTGGTCGAGCCGTCGGTCCAGCGCGACCCCTGGTACGCGGCCGCCATCGCCATGGTCCTGCTCGGCACCGTCGTCGCCCTCGTCGTCGGGGCCAGCCGGATCCCGTCGGCCGTCCTCATCGCCGTGCCCGCGCTCGACCTGCTCGCCGTGGCGTTCATCCGCGACGCGACGGCCGCCACCCTCCCCGCGGCCGCGCTGCTCGTGATCTTCCCGCTCCTCTGGCTCGTGTTCGGCTTCCCGTCCGGCGGCGTCCCCGTCGCCATCGCGGGTGCGCTCGCGATCACCGTGTTCCCCGTCCTCCGCGCCGGCGGCCTCCCCGCGACGAGCGCCGGCTGGGCCGACCTCGTCGCCGGGCTCCTCCTCACCGCCCTGCTGGTCACCGCAGGGGGCCAGGCGGCGGCGACGCAGCGCCGCGACCAGCGCGAGCTGGCGGAGTCGACCGCGGCCCAGGACCGGCTCCTCGCGGAGTCGCGCGAGCAGACCGCGACCATCCGCGACGTCGCGGACGCCGTCGACGTGGGCATCGTCTTCTTCGACGCCGACGACCGGCCCGTGATCCGCAACGCGGCCGTCCGCACGCTCCTCGACATCGCGGGGTACGACCACGAGACGGGCATGGCGACCTCCGCCTACGGATCCGACCGCGTCACGCCCGTGGCCCGCGAGGGCAAGGTCCTGATGGAGGCCGTGTACGCCGACAAGGTGCACGGCCCCGTCTACTGGGTGGGGGAGCCGGGCAACCAGCGCGCCCTCGTGCTCTCCGTGCGGCCGATCGGCCGCCGGCCCGGCCAGCTGACGGGCACCGTGCTCGGCGCCTACGACGTGACCGACCTCGCCCAGGCCGTGCAGGTGCGCGACGAGTTCCTGGCGACCGTGTCGCACGAGCTGCGGACGCCGCTCACCAGCATCGTCGGCTACCTCGACCTGATCGACGAGCTGCACGATCCCGCCGAGCTCGGCATCCAGGACGAGCTGGCCGTGATCCAGCGGAACGTGGCGCAGCTGTCGAGCATCATCGGCTCGCTGCTCGAGGGGGCCGACCACGCCCCCGCCCTGCGTCGCGGCCCCGTCGACGTGACGGCGCTGGTCGACGGGGTCGTGCGGCGGGCCGCCGCGCGCGCGGCCGATCGCGGCCTGGTGCTCGAGGCGCGGCTCGAGCCGGGGGTCCGGATGGACGGCGACGCGGATCGCCTGACGCAGGTCGTGGAGGCGCTCGTCGCCAACGCGCTCCTCTTCACCCCGTCCGGCCGGATCGACGTGGTCCTCGCGCGCGAGGGCGACGACGCCGTGATCTCCGTCGTCGACACGGGCGTCGGCCTCAGCGAGGAGGACCAGCGCCACGTGTTCGACCGCTTCTTCCGCGCGCAGTCGGCCCGTGACGGCGCCGTCCCCGGGATCGGCCTCGGCCTCTCCATCGCCGAGCGGACCGTGACGGCGCACGGCGGCACGCTCCGCATCGCGAGCCGCCTCGGCCACGGCACCCGCGTGGTCGCGACTCTCCCGGCGGGCCCCGACGCGACCATCCCGTAG
- a CDS encoding signal peptidase I → MPHLLARRRARHGDALGRPANDLAPVELEAGTRPRGGVTQLARSAAVGLSVGILLLVIALAAVLLVVPKVSGAVPLTILTQSMEPTLPPGTLVVVRPVDPDALEVGDVATYQIRSGDPAVITHRITAIASASDGTRSFTFTGDNNASPDSLPVTPAQIQGEVWYSVPLVGWANQAVNGQARSWIIPAAAVALLAYAAVTIITGAVQTRCWRTASAAADVVAEGDHVHSDAMVAGVAEAARADPSHPGVDAADPSPAAVRPRGRHRG, encoded by the coding sequence ATGCCCCACCTCCTCGCCCGCCGACGCGCACGGCACGGCGACGCCCTCGGGCGCCCCGCAAACGACCTCGCCCCCGTCGAGCTCGAGGCCGGCACCCGGCCTCGCGGCGGCGTCACGCAGCTCGCCCGCTCGGCGGCCGTCGGGCTCAGCGTCGGGATCCTGCTGCTCGTCATCGCGCTCGCGGCCGTGCTGCTCGTGGTGCCGAAGGTCTCGGGGGCCGTCCCGCTCACGATCCTCACGCAGTCGATGGAGCCGACGCTCCCGCCCGGCACGCTCGTCGTGGTGCGGCCCGTCGACCCCGACGCGTTGGAGGTGGGCGACGTCGCGACGTACCAGATCCGCTCGGGCGACCCCGCGGTCATCACGCACCGCATCACCGCCATCGCGTCCGCCTCCGACGGCACGCGCTCCTTCACGTTCACAGGCGACAACAACGCGTCGCCCGACTCGCTGCCCGTGACGCCTGCCCAGATCCAGGGCGAGGTCTGGTACTCGGTGCCGCTCGTCGGCTGGGCGAACCAGGCCGTGAACGGGCAGGCCCGCAGCTGGATCATCCCGGCCGCGGCGGTCGCGCTCCTCGCCTACGCGGCGGTCACGATCATCACGGGCGCCGTGCAGACCCGATGCTGGCGCACCGCGTCGGCCGCCGCGGACGTCGTCGCCGAGGGCGACCACGTGCACTCCGACGCGATGGTCGCGGGCGTCGCCGAGGCCGCCCGCGCGGACCCCTCGCACCCGGGCGTCGACGCGGCCGACCCGTCCCCCGCCGCCGTCCGCCCGCGGGGACGCCACCGCGGCTGA